TGCTAATGCCATTCCTTCCTTAATATATGAGTACATCCTGTGCTTGGGCGTCTATTTGTAGTTTACCCTTAGGACTACGAAGCGAATCAGTTTCGCAAACCTTTCGTCTTGCCAAAAAATTATACAAAATTCGCGAAAAAACGTTATACTAGGTAATACCAAGCAAAAAAGTTGGCTTTGTTTTTCTTCTATTATATTTGGGGGTGACCATCCATGTCTGCATATCATCCGTTGAACGCGGAAGAAGCTATACAATTAGCTAAAAGTATACCGGGCCGGTTCCCGGACCATGCCGAGCTCGAATGCCGCGAAATCGGCGACGGCAATCTCAATCTGGTGTTTCATGTCACCGCCAAAAATACAACTGATAGTATCATTATCAAGCAAGCTGTTCCTTATGCAAAAGTTGTAGGCGAATCCTGGCCGCTGTCTCTCGACCGGGCCCGCATCGAACGTCTCGCGCTGGAGACAGAGTACTCCATTTGCCCCGACCTCGTGCCCAAAGTATACGGTTATTCGGATGAGCTCGCCTACACGGTAATGGAAGACCTGAGCGAGTATACCATCATGCGCAAAGGCCTGATCGAAGGCAATGCCTATCCGAAGTTCGCAGAGCATATTGGCCGCTTCATGGCCAGAACCCTGTTCTACACGTCGGATCTGGGGATGAACCAACAGAAGAAGAAGGAACTTGCCGGCCGCTTTGTCAATCCGGATTTATGCAAAATCACCGAAGATTTAATCTTCGAAGATCCATACCGCGAATCCACCAATAACAATTATGCGCAGAGCATCGCCGATGAAGCCGAAGCCCTCCGTGCCGACCTGCCGCTTCACTTTGAAGTCGCGCTGCTTCGGGAGAAGTTTCTGACTCATGCACAGGCTCTGCTGCACGGGGATCTGCATACAGGCAGCATCTTCGTCACGCCGGAATCGACCAAGGTCATCGACCCGGAATTTGCTTATTTCGGCCCGATGGGATTCGATATCGGTGCGGTCATCGGCAATCTGCTGCTCAACTATGCGGCGCAGCCGGGCTGGAGTCAGGACGAGCATACGATGGCGGCCCAGGAAGCCAGACTCCTCGAGATGGCAAGCGACGTGTGGACCCACTTCGAGAACAACTTCCGCATGCTGTGGAACGATGATCTCTTGGACGAAATGTCCCGAACACCAGGTTATCAGGACCATTATGTATCACAGATTTTGAAGGACACCGCAGGATTCGCAGGCTGCAAAATGATCCGGCGCATCGTCGGATTGTCCCATGTTGCAGACATTGACACCATACCCGATGATAAGGCCAGAGAAGCTGCGCAGCGCAAAGCGCTTGCCATCGGCAAAAATCTCGTGCGTCATCATCGCAGCATCAAGTCCTTTGAGGACATTTTAACTTTGATCACACAAGCAACTACAGGAAATGAGGTATCGATATGAGCGGTATGACTACCGGCAATGCCAGCACCTATGAACCGCTAAGCTCGGTTTATTGGGGGGGAGACCATCTGGTCCTACTGGACCAGCGTTTACTCCCGGAAGAGATCGTCTATCTCCAACTCTTCACACCGGAGGAAGTCTGGGAAGGCATTCACTCCATGAAAGTCCGCGGCGCGCCGGCTATCGGCATCGCGGCAGCATTCGGCGCGGTCCTTGGCGGCATGCAGGTTGAAGCCAGCGATAACGAGGGATGGCTGCAGCAAGTCGTAAAAACTTGCGCTTATCTCGCCACTTCCAGACCGACGGCCGTCAATCTGTTCTGGGCGCTGGACCGTATCAAGCTTGCGGCTGAGAAGCTGGCAGAATCGAAACTGGATACGGCCGGACTGAATGCATCGCTGCTCGCCGAAGCCGAGGCTATTCGGGCCGAGGACGAGGATGTATGCCGCCGCATCGGCGAAAACGCGCTGCCGTTCTTCAAAGAGGGTATGGGTGTGCTTACCCACTGCAACGCGGGCGGACTGGCGACTGCCAAGTACGGGACCGCACTGGCACCGATGTACCTCGCTCATGAGCAAGGGATGAACATCAAGGTGTTCGCCGATGAGACAAGACCTGTCCTGCAAGGCGCGCGTTTAACTGCTTTTGAACTCCAGCAGGCGGGGATCGACGTGACACTGCTGGCAGATAACATGGCCGCCATGGTCATGTCCAAAGGGTGGATACAAGCGGTGATCGTCGGTACGGATCGCGTTGCCGCAAACGGTGATGTCGCCAATAAGATCGGTACGTACGGGGTCGCGGTTCTGGCTAAAGCTCACGGCATTCCTTTCTACGTGGCGTGCCCGCTGTCCACGATTGATCTGAATACGAAGACAGGTGCCGATATTCCGATTGAGGAGCGTCCTGCGGAAGAGATCACGGAAGGTTTCGGCAAGCGCACAACCCCGCAAGGCGTAAAAGTGTACAACCCTGCCTTCGACATTACGCCGAATGAGTATGTGACAGCGATCATTACGGAAAAAGGCGTCGTGCAGGCTCCTTATCATGAGAGCTTAAAAAGCTTGTTCGAATAGCCGCCATATCCGAATGTTTTATGGCATCATAAAACGGACAAACGGCCCTCCAGCCGTATTGTCCGTGTTTTTTTGCGGTTTGCATGTTAGTGCATTTAGAGTTGATACTTTCTTATCTCTAAAAAAAGAGCGATCCGCACGGGAATCACTCTTGTAACGTAAGGATACATGACTCATAACATGCGTAGGATCGCATCCTTGCCAGCCAAGCCAGGATGAATGCCCCATTTCTCCGCCTCCAGGGTTACCGATTCCAGCGGCGCCTCCAGCAGTTGCTCCAATGTGCGAACCCCTACGGCTCTTCCTGCGATAATCTTGCGGTCCGCAAGCTTTTCGTTAAGAAGGCCCACATCGAGTGCACCGCACATAATATAGCCGCGGGAAGTGTATACGGCCAGCAGCGTTGTTTTCGGAAGCTGTACCTCGACGCCCATAACAATATGTCCTTCAATATCGATCGGCAGTAAAGTCACCAATATCAACAAACCTCCCCTCGCGTCGGCTTAGAATTATGTTTATTCTTTTGCAACCGACATGGTGCGAATGTCTCTGATATTATGCATTCCAACCTACGTATATGGTGCGAATGACTCGTAAGTCAATAGAATAAAGATGAAATACATATGACATTAGGACTATTATTATTCGAAAATTATGGTATATTTGATTCAGTAGAAAACATGTGAAAGCTGGTGAATGATAAAAGCTATGAACACAATTCCTGTCACCGATGATAACGGCTTTTTATTCAACGTTGATATTCTGGTCAAGAGTTCCTCCAACGCACTGGCTTTGCAATATTTGCTAGAGATGCTGAACGACAAGGCTGAAGTCGTCGATTTCCGGGTTAAGTCCGGAATGGAACTTGGAGAAATTATCAACACCTTGGTTCAAGCCAAGAAAGATTCCGTTATTAGCAAAGCTTCCGGGAAGATGGCTTCTGCCGCTTCTCAGAAAGAGAAACCTGCGCCGCCTGCGGCATCCTCGCCGGAAAAAAAGATCGCTGCAAGCGTACCCCCTGTCCAAACTCCACTCACCGGAAGTGATCCTTTCGAATGGATTAAAGTATACAGTAAGGACAATCGCCTTGTTCGCCTGACAACCAACCGCCACGGTAAGCAGACAAGTCTGCCCTGCCGGATTCTCAACTATGATGAAAGCAATTTCCTGGTCAACGTTTATCATGTCGATGAGAAACAGGTGTATACCTTCAAGCTCAATGAAATTGACGAATTTAGCGTCAGCTGAGTCGGTATCACATCAACGGAATCCATTTTAAAAAAAACGGCTTCGCCGCCCCATAAGAAGGGATCGGTGAAGCCGTTTTTTTAACATCAGGCATTTTTTCGGGAGAGCGCGGAAGACATCAGCATCAGCCAGCCCACGATAAAGGAGACACCGCCGATCGGCGTGATCGCCCCAAGCCACTTGATGCCGGATATACTTAACACGTAGAGACTTCCGGAAAATATGACGGTTCCCGCGATGAATAAAGTCCCTGCCCAGAACAGCTTCCGGGATTCGCCCAGAACCTTCGCCACAATCCCCGCAATCAGCACCGCAAGTCCGTGAATCATATGATAATGAACTCCGGTCTCATAAATGGCAAGTTCGTCCGGCGTAATCTTATCCTTCAGCATATGGGCACCGAATGCCCCGATAGCGACAGACAATGCCATCAGGATCGAACCCCATGCAATGAATCTACGACTCATGCCTTTTCAACCCCTTTTGTCAGTGGACACCCGTGTCCTTATGTAATCAAATTAAGTTTAACGGATTCGAAGAAGCTTTTCCACCGGCATGCAAGCGCTTTGGACTTGATTTCAGGGCCATTTTGTGAAAGATTAATAAGGATGTCTTTTTATTGAAGACCCACATGTACCTATTAGAGAATGAATTCTTAAGTTAGGAGCGATTAAACACATGGATCAACAATCACCTTCCTCCCCATCCGAGGACCAAGGTTCACCCAAACGACCTAAAACCACATTTATTCCACCCGAGGACAGAAAAAACTCTCGCTTCGGCATCGCCTCATTCATACTGTCGATCGTGACGCTGCTCGGGTATATTCTACTCGGCGCACTCGGCACAACGATGATTGAGCCTTACATGACGGAGAATGGACCGATCCTTGAGCCGACTCAGGAAACGCTGGAAGCGATGACCACGCTGGCGGCCGTGTTCATCCTCGTCATGGTCATTAATATCGTCGGCTTGGTGCTTGGCATTGTAGGCTGCTTCTCCAAAACGCGCAAGCGTGTCGTCGCCGTCATTGCAACCATCGTGAACGGCGTAGTCATTATCACAATCGGAGCCCTTTTCCTATTCGTATTAAGTGCTTAAGGAGCACCACTTCGAGACACTTGCCTGATTCATCTTTAGGTTAAGTGTCTTTTTCATGACAAACCCGGATTCATTACTCACATATCGCTCTTTCTCCCGAATATAATGAATTACTACAGCCGAAAAGACGGCAACCGAGTCAAGGCTGCACTTGGGAGGTGACTGTCCATGCAAAATGAAGACGCTCTGTCGTTTGTCGTATCTCGTGAAGACTGGTCGCTGCACCGCAAAGGCTACCAGGATCAGGTACGTCATCAGCATAAAATCCGTGAAGTCATCAAACGCAACCTGCCCGACCTTATTACCGAGGAAAACATTATTCTGTCCGACGGAAAGCAGATCATTAAAGTTCCGATCCGGAGCCTTGACGAATACCGTTTCATCTATAACTACCAAAAGCAAAAGCATGTCGGTCAGGGCGACGGTGACAGTCAGGTTGGGGACGTCCTGGGACGCGACCCTTCGTCAGCCCAGCCCGGTAGGGGGGAATCGGCCGGCGATCAGGCAGGGCAGGACATCGTGGAAACCGAGGTCAGCCTGGAAGAACTGGAGAATATGCTGTTTGAGGAACTGGAGCTCCCGCTGCTGCAGCCTAAGGATAAAGAGCAGATCGAAACAGAATCCATCGTTTTCAACGACATCCGCAAAAAGGGCATCATGTCCAACATTGACAAGAAGCGCACCATCCTGGAGAATCTGCGCCGCAATGCCAAAGACGGCAAACCCGGCATCCACGGCATCAGTCCGGACGACCTGCGTTACAAGACTTGGGACGATACCGTCATTCCGGAGTCCAATGCGGTTATTATCGCCATGATGGATACGTCCGGGTCCATGGGCTCCTTTGAGAAATACTGCGCGCGCAGCTTTTTCTTCTGGATGACCCGTTTCCTCCGCAAACAGTACGAGAAAGTAGAAATCGTGTTTATCGCCCACCATACCGAAGCAAAAGAAGTGACCGAGGAAGAGTTCTTCACGCGAGGTGAAAGCGGCGGAACCATATGTTCATCCGCTTATCAGAAGGCGCTTGATATTATCCATCACCGTTATCCCCCTTCCCAATACAACATTTATCCCTTCCACTTCTCCGACGGCGATAATCTCACGTCCGATAATGAACGATGCGTCAAACTCATCGGCGAGCTGCTGAAGGTAAGCAACATGTTCGGTTACGGTGAGGTCAATCAATACAATCGCAGCAGCACACTGATGTCGGCCTATAAGAATATCAAGCTGGACCAATTCATGTACCATGTCATTAAAGACAAAGGGGAAGTCTACGAGGCGCTCAAAACCTTTTTTCGTAAACGGCAAGGAGCCGCCATCTAATCCATATACTATATTGTTCAAAGGAAAATCATGGATATTTAATCATCCAGATATTGGAGGAGGCTGGGACCTCCTCTTTCTTATGGCCTGCGGCGATACAGTTAACAGACCGTTACCGAAGCATGGATATACCAAACATAAAGGCTTGTCATTTCAAATGAAAAATCTGTCTTATTATTGACATCACAATGTAGCCGTAGGTTCATTTTTTTGTCACCTTCTGTTTTTCCAAGGATGGTAGTATTAGCTATGACATCTTGTTGCAGGATATTACAGGATTCGATATGCGTCTCCTTAATTTAAGATATCCTCCTATAAAGGAAAGGGAAGGTTTACCATGTTCCAAATGACACATTCACTATTCAGCACCCAGACGTTTGAGAATATGTCCTACATATTATCGCAGCGGCTGTTACAGGGCGGCATAAGCGCAGATCCTTCGAAAGGAGCGATCTCCCGTGCCAGCATCAGATAAGCCACGTTCACACTACATGCCCGGTCTCGATGGGCTTAGGGCCCTCGCCTTGATCGGAGTGATGGGATACCACTGGAGTTTTGGTTTTGCAGGCGGTGGTTTTCTCGGAGTAAGTTTATTCTTCGTACTGTCCGGGTATCTCATTACCGATATTCTCGCATCGCAATGGCATCACCAGCGCCGGATCGATCTGAAAGATTTCTGGATACGAAGGTTCCGGCGGCTCCTGCCGGCCATGCTGCTCATGCTGTTCATCCTTGTGGTATGGGTTACGCTGTTTGACCGATCGCGACTAGCTACGCTCCGGAGTGAGGTGCTCGGCGCCGTTACATACATAAGCAACTGGCAGTTTATTTTTCAACAGCAATCTTATTTCGAATCATTTGGCCCACCTTCTCCACTGGGGCATTTCTGGTCGCTTGCCGTGGAAGAGCAGTTTTACTTACTGTGGCCTTTGATCATGTTAGCGGTTCTCAAGCTATTCCCCCGCAGGGGACAGCTGTTCACTTTCATTACTGCCGGAGCCGCGATTTCGGCTTTGGCCATGGCGGTGATCTATCAGCCGGGAGATGATCCAAGCCGGGTCTATTATGGAACGGATACCCGAGCGTTTGGTCTGCTCATTGGAGCTGGGCTGGCTGTCGTATGGCCCAGTTGGAAGCTGTCCACCCCTGTTTCAAGGGCTACCCGGCGCAGACTCAATGTGACAGGCGCCGCGGCAATGCTTATCATACTCTCCATGATGTGGCAGGTGGACCGTTACGATTCGTTCCTGTATCAAGGAGGCATGTTTCTCTTCTCTCTTGCCGCCGCCGTCCTCGTTGCGGTGTTGGCGCACCCAGGAGCTTCGATCAGCCGCTTGTTAAGCTGGAAGCCCCTGTTATGGATCGGCGTTCGATCCTATGGAATTTACTTATGGCATTACCCGGTGATGATCCTGACCTCACCTGCATCCGGTGCAAGCGATCTGAGTTTGCCTCAGGTTGCACTGCAAATCGCGGCAAGCGTTCTGCTGGCCGCCCTATCCTGGAAGTATGTTGAAGAACCGATACGACATGGCGGACTGAAGAAATTATGGTTTAAGGCCCGATCCATTCGGCGCCGTTCAACTTCGATTTCGTTAAGAGGCTGGGTCGTGTCGATAAGCTCGCTAATTCTAATCGGCGTTTTTTGCTCGGGGATGATGAGCAGTGTATCCTCTGCGAGAACGGTAGGTGATATCGCTGCCATGCTAAACCTCGATGATCCTGCCCCGGAAGAACCGGACCAGACTGAAGGTGGAGAGACCGGAGCGATGGAGCCACCACAAGATCAATCGCCGCTTCCTGCAGACACGAACGGGAAAGTACCCCCGCCTCCTACCGACGCGAAGCAGCCTGGTGTTGTGAAGAAGCCAAACTCCGATGAAGAAGCGGATCAACTGCCGATTCCGGATGGAGCAACAGGGTCTGGCAATGACGATGCTGGCGGGGACGAAGAGCCGGACCATCCTGTTGGATATGACGTTGACAACAAAGATGAGCCAACCGACGCAGGGAACGGAAGCTCCGATAAGGCTGATTCCGGGAAAACAATCCCGGATCAACCGAATGAAGATAAAGCTGATAAACCTGGTGAGGATAAGGCTGATAAGCCTGATCCATCCAAGGACGCGGCAACCGAAACGACAGGCGGAAAGAGCAATCCTACGAAGCCAACGAATAAGCCTCAAAATCCTCCGGTATCCAAGTCCGCCATCACGGCCATTGGAGATTCGGTCATGCTCGGGGTATCCCCTTATCTGGAGAAATCGCTGCCCGGCATTCACATCGATGCGGTAATAGGCCGCCAAATGCGTCAGGCCGATGACCTGATTCCCGTTATGAAAGCCCAGAACCGGATAGATGGCGGCATTATCGTCATCGGGCTGGGAACCAACGGCGCTTTCTCGAAAAAGGATCTGGATTCTCTTCTGCGTCCGCTGGATTCAGCTAAGCAAATTCTGCTTATCAACACACGGGTTCCACGTGATTGGGAACAGAACGTAAACGGCATGCTGGCAAAAGCGGCTGCCCAGAACCCGAAGGTTACGCTGGTGGATTGGTATTCAGCCAGTAAGGATCATCCGGAATACTTCCGGTCTGACGGCGTCCATCTGGAGCCGGAAGGTGCCGAAGCTTACACGTCCATGCTGCTTCAAGCCATCAAGAAATAAAGCGTTTATCCTGATTCTTGCCATTATTCATTCTCATATCGTCGACCTGATCTCATCCTTCTATGAGACAGGTCGACTTTTTAGTTATATACGTAATCGGAAGCAGCAATATGATATAATTCGGTTACTTAATCTCATTATTTCTTAATAGAAGGCGGTGTCCTGGCATATGAACAATATCGTGACAATGAAATGGCTGCTGGCCAGACTCTATGAACCGGATCTGGTCATCGTTGACTGCCGTTTTGCCCTCGGCAAGCCGGAAAGCGGCCGAGCCGCTTACGAGGAATCGCATATTCCCCGTGCCGTTTACCTTGACTTGGAGAAGGACCTCTCCTCTCCTATCACCCAACATGGCGGACGCCATCCTCTACCGGACCTGGATCAGCTTGCACAGCGTCTCGGCCAGTCCGGTATTCAGGAGAGCAGCCGCGTCGTCATCTATGACGACCAGGGCGGAGCCATGGCCAGCCGTCTATGGTGGCTGCTGAAATACACCGGGCATGAACAGGCTTATGTGATGGATGAAGGATTTACAGCTTGGAAGAATGCCTCGTATCCTATAACGGGTGAACAACCGATCGTCATTCCGGTACCATATGAAATCAACCTTAAGCCCGATAAATTGGTCCTCGTAGATGAGGTGCGCGAGGCTTCGCAGCATGGTAACAAAACGCTCATCGATTCACGCGAACCACGTAGATATGCCGGAGCTCAGGAGCCTTTGGACACCAAGGCAGGACATATTCCGGGGGCGGTGAACTACTTCTGGAAG
Above is a window of Paenibacillus sp. FSL K6-1330 DNA encoding:
- the mtnK gene encoding S-methyl-5-thioribose kinase, with the translated sequence MSAYHPLNAEEAIQLAKSIPGRFPDHAELECREIGDGNLNLVFHVTAKNTTDSIIIKQAVPYAKVVGESWPLSLDRARIERLALETEYSICPDLVPKVYGYSDELAYTVMEDLSEYTIMRKGLIEGNAYPKFAEHIGRFMARTLFYTSDLGMNQQKKKELAGRFVNPDLCKITEDLIFEDPYRESTNNNYAQSIADEAEALRADLPLHFEVALLREKFLTHAQALLHGDLHTGSIFVTPESTKVIDPEFAYFGPMGFDIGAVIGNLLLNYAAQPGWSQDEHTMAAQEARLLEMASDVWTHFENNFRMLWNDDLLDEMSRTPGYQDHYVSQILKDTAGFAGCKMIRRIVGLSHVADIDTIPDDKAREAAQRKALAIGKNLVRHHRSIKSFEDILTLITQATTGNEVSI
- a CDS encoding acyltransferase family protein — protein: MPASDKPRSHYMPGLDGLRALALIGVMGYHWSFGFAGGGFLGVSLFFVLSGYLITDILASQWHHQRRIDLKDFWIRRFRRLLPAMLLMLFILVVWVTLFDRSRLATLRSEVLGAVTYISNWQFIFQQQSYFESFGPPSPLGHFWSLAVEEQFYLLWPLIMLAVLKLFPRRGQLFTFITAGAAISALAMAVIYQPGDDPSRVYYGTDTRAFGLLIGAGLAVVWPSWKLSTPVSRATRRRLNVTGAAAMLIILSMMWQVDRYDSFLYQGGMFLFSLAAAVLVAVLAHPGASISRLLSWKPLLWIGVRSYGIYLWHYPVMILTSPASGASDLSLPQVALQIAASVLLAALSWKYVEEPIRHGGLKKLWFKARSIRRRSTSISLRGWVVSISSLILIGVFCSGMMSSVSSARTVGDIAAMLNLDDPAPEEPDQTEGGETGAMEPPQDQSPLPADTNGKVPPPPTDAKQPGVVKKPNSDEEADQLPIPDGATGSGNDDAGGDEEPDHPVGYDVDNKDEPTDAGNGSSDKADSGKTIPDQPNEDKADKPGEDKADKPDPSKDAATETTGGKSNPTKPTNKPQNPPVSKSAITAIGDSVMLGVSPYLEKSLPGIHIDAVIGRQMRQADDLIPVMKAQNRIDGGIIVIGLGTNGAFSKKDLDSLLRPLDSAKQILLINTRVPRDWEQNVNGMLAKAAAQNPKVTLVDWYSASKDHPEYFRSDGVHLEPEGAEAYTSMLLQAIKK
- a CDS encoding sulfurtransferase, which translates into the protein MNNIVTMKWLLARLYEPDLVIVDCRFALGKPESGRAAYEESHIPRAVYLDLEKDLSSPITQHGGRHPLPDLDQLAQRLGQSGIQESSRVVIYDDQGGAMASRLWWLLKYTGHEQAYVMDEGFTAWKNASYPITGEQPIVIPVPYEINLKPDKLVLVDEVREASQHGNKTLIDSREPRRYAGAQEPLDTKAGHIPGAVNYFWKGVLDTSGHWKDAGALREHFTNIPQDAEIIVYCGSGVTACPNVLALEEAGYGNVKLYAGSWSDWISYEENPVATGEE
- a CDS encoding DUF1805 domain-containing protein; this translates as MVTLLPIDIEGHIVMGVEVQLPKTTLLAVYTSRGYIMCGALDVGLLNEKLADRKIIAGRAVGVRTLEQLLEAPLESVTLEAEKWGIHPGLAGKDAILRML
- the mtnA gene encoding S-methyl-5-thioribose-1-phosphate isomerase; its protein translation is MSGMTTGNASTYEPLSSVYWGGDHLVLLDQRLLPEEIVYLQLFTPEEVWEGIHSMKVRGAPAIGIAAAFGAVLGGMQVEASDNEGWLQQVVKTCAYLATSRPTAVNLFWALDRIKLAAEKLAESKLDTAGLNASLLAEAEAIRAEDEDVCRRIGENALPFFKEGMGVLTHCNAGGLATAKYGTALAPMYLAHEQGMNIKVFADETRPVLQGARLTAFELQQAGIDVTLLADNMAAMVMSKGWIQAVIVGTDRVAANGDVANKIGTYGVAVLAKAHGIPFYVACPLSTIDLNTKTGADIPIEERPAEEITEGFGKRTTPQGVKVYNPAFDITPNEYVTAIITEKGVVQAPYHESLKSLFE
- the yhbH gene encoding sporulation protein YhbH, which translates into the protein MQNEDALSFVVSREDWSLHRKGYQDQVRHQHKIREVIKRNLPDLITEENIILSDGKQIIKVPIRSLDEYRFIYNYQKQKHVGQGDGDSQVGDVLGRDPSSAQPGRGESAGDQAGQDIVETEVSLEELENMLFEELELPLLQPKDKEQIETESIVFNDIRKKGIMSNIDKKRTILENLRRNAKDGKPGIHGISPDDLRYKTWDDTVIPESNAVIIAMMDTSGSMGSFEKYCARSFFFWMTRFLRKQYEKVEIVFIAHHTEAKEVTEEEFFTRGESGGTICSSAYQKALDIIHHRYPPSQYNIYPFHFSDGDNLTSDNERCVKLIGELLKVSNMFGYGEVNQYNRSSTLMSAYKNIKLDQFMYHVIKDKGEVYEALKTFFRKRQGAAI
- a CDS encoding DUF423 domain-containing protein encodes the protein MSRRFIAWGSILMALSVAIGAFGAHMLKDKITPDELAIYETGVHYHMIHGLAVLIAGIVAKVLGESRKLFWAGTLFIAGTVIFSGSLYVLSISGIKWLGAITPIGGVSFIVGWLMLMSSALSRKNA